CATCGGCGACAACGTGTGGCTCGGTGGAGGCGTCATCGTCCTGCCCGGCGTGACCGTCGGTGACAACGCCGTCATCGGCGCCGGCTCGGTGGTGACCAAGGACGTGCCCGCCGATGTCGTCGCCGTCGGTAATCCCGCCCACCCGGTCCGCACCCTCTGAGGAGGCGTTGCCATGGCCACCGGACACACCGACCCGCAACGGCGCGAGCGCATCATCACCGCCACCCTCGACCTCATCGCCGAGGAGGGGAGCGCCCACGCCTCCCACCGCAAGATCGCCACGCGTGCCGGTGTCCCCCTCGGCTCGATGACCTATCACTTCACCGGGTTCGATCACCTGCTTCGCGAGGCGTTCACCCGGTTCACCGACCACATCGTCGCCGTCTTCGACGATCACCTCGCCACCGCGGCCGACCGTGATCAGGCCTGCGAGGCCGTGGCCGACCTCGTCCACGCTCTGTCCGAGGACAATCAACGCGATCTCGTGCTCGCCCAGGAGCTGTACACGCTCGCCGCTCGCGAACCCGCCTACAGGGAGCTCACCCACGAGTGGATGCGCCGCAGCCGTAACCACCTGGAACGGCACTTCGACCCGGACACGGCCCGTCAACTCGACGCGCTCGTCGAAGGCCTGACGCTGCACCG
The sequence above is a segment of the Actinopolyspora saharensis genome. Coding sequences within it:
- a CDS encoding TetR/AcrR family transcriptional regulator: MATGHTDPQRRERIITATLDLIAEEGSAHASHRKIATRAGVPLGSMTYHFTGFDHLLREAFTRFTDHIVAVFDDHLATAADRDQACEAVADLVHALSEDNQRDLVLAQELYTLAAREPAYRELTHEWMRRSRNHLERHFDPDTARQLDALVEGLTLHRALAREPHDRALTREAVTRITATDGPSDR